Proteins found in one Passer domesticus isolate bPasDom1 chromosome 16, bPasDom1.hap1, whole genome shotgun sequence genomic segment:
- the LOC135282322 gene encoding somatomedin-B and thrombospondin type-1 domain-containing protein-like, which yields MARRARWLPALLPLLLPLPPALPRGAPGCAARGLCCPGRDRACLSSGRRPDGSAGPCYCDQACARSLDCCHDYGRACPVIPCVVSQWSAWSGCAEPCKTTYRVRTRHIVQEPSNGGEACPALEQRAGCVEYWTRQGAECQQSLIPALITAGGFGKARKKRAAADGSERAGYCVEFQLVALAPGCGHRQPWHRQPWHRQPWHRQPWHRQPWHGQPWHRQPWHRQPWHSRWTRELREGRTVCVECQQPALHPLRQHCRGDGSGSHRNQLLHWQAVGNHRCKGTWRRIRQLDTCSCPSAHSFLFI from the exons ATGGCCAGGCGCGCCCGCTGGCtgccggcgctgctgccgctgctgctgccgctgccgccggcGCTGCCCCGCGGCGCCCCGGGCTGCGCCGCCCGCGGGCTCTGCTGCCCCGGCCGCGACCGCGCCTGCCTGAGCTCCGGCCGGCGGCCCGACGGCTCCGCCGGGCCCTGCTACTGCGACCAGGCGTGTGCCCGCAGCCTGGACTGCTGCCACGACTACGGCCGGGCCTGCCCGG TTATCCCCTGCGTGGTATCTCAGTGGAGTGCCTGGAGCGGCTGTGCAGAGCCTTGCAAGACAACCTATCGTGTCCGGACGCGGCACATCGTCCAGGAGCCCAGCAACGGCGGGGAAGCGtgtcctgctctggagcagagggccggctgcgtGGAGTACTGGACTCGGCAGGGAGCAGAGTGCCAGCAGTCCCTCA TCCCAGCATTAATAACTGCGGGAGGGTTTGGAAAAGCCAGGAAGAAAAGAGCTGCAGCTGACGGCAGTGAAAGGGCAGG GTACTGTGTGGAGTTCCAGCTGGTGGCCCTGGCGCCGGGCTGCGGGCACAGGCAGCCGTGGCACAGGCAGCCGTggcacaggcagccctggcacaggcagccgtggcacaggcagccctggcatgggcagccctggcacaggcagccgtggcacaggcagccctggcacagccgcTGGACGCGCGAGCTCCGCGAGGGCCGCACGGTGTGCGTGgagtgccagcagccagccctgcaccccCTGCGGCAGCACTGCCGCGGCGACGGCTCCGGCAGCCACCG AAATCAGCTGTTGCACTGGCAGGCGGTGGGGAACCATCGGTGCAAGGGAACCTGGAGGAGAATTCGCCAGCTGGACACTTGTTCCTGCCCTTCTGCTCACAGCTTCCTGTTCATCTGA